One Tamandua tetradactyla isolate mTamTet1 chromosome 20, mTamTet1.pri, whole genome shotgun sequence DNA segment encodes these proteins:
- the NPM1 gene encoding nucleophosmin isoform X1, whose amino-acid sequence MEDSMDMDMSPLRPQNYLFGCELKADKDYHFKVDNDENEHQLSLRTVSLGAGAKDELHIVEAEAMNYEGSPIKVTLATLKMSVQPTVSLGGFEITPPVVLRLKCGSGPVHISGQHLVAVEEDAESEDEEEDDVKLLSISGKRSAPGSGSKVPQKKVKLAADEDDDDDDDDEDDDEDDDDDFDDEETEEKAPVKKSIRDTPAKNAQKSNQNGKDSKPSTPRSKGQESFKKQEKTPKTPKGPSSVEDIKAKMQASIEKEH is encoded by the exons ATGGAAGATTCGATGGACATGGACATGAGCCCCCTGAGGCCCCAGAACTATCTTTTCG GTTGTGAATTAAAGGCTGACAAAGATTATCACTTTAAGGTGGATAATGATGAAAATGAGCACCAGTTATCTTTAAGAACG GTCAGTTTAGGGGCTGGTGCAAAGGATGAATTGCACATTGTTGAAGCAGAGGCAATGAATTATGAAGGCAGTCCAATTAAAGTAACACTGGCAACTTTGAAAATGTCCGTACAGCCAACG gTTTCCCTTGGAGGCTTTGAAATAACACCACCTGTAGTCTTACGGTTGAAGTGTGGTTCAGGGCCTGTGCACATTAGTGGACAGCATTTAGTag CTGTGGAGGAAGATGCAGAGTCAGAAGATGAAGAAGAGGATGATGTGAAACTCTTAAGTATATCTGGGAAGCGATCTGCCCCTGGAAGTGGTAGCAAGGTTCCACAG aaaaaagtgaaacttgctgctgatgaagatgatgacgacgatgatgatgatgaagatgatgatgaaga tgatgatgatgattttgatGATGAGGAAACGGAAGAAAAAGCTCCAGTGAAGAAA TCTATAAGAGATACTCCAGCAAAAAATGCACAGAAATCAAACCAGAATGGAAAAGACTCAAAACCATCAACACCAAGATCAAAA GGTCAAGAATccttcaaaaaacaagaaaaaactccTAAAACACCGAAAGGACCTAGTTCTGTAGAAGACATTAAAGCAAAAATGCAAGCAAGTATAGAAAAA GAACATTGA
- the NPM1 gene encoding nucleophosmin isoform X2 — MEDSMDMDMSPLRPQNYLFGCELKADKDYHFKVDNDENEHQLSLRTVSLGAGAKDELHIVEAEAMNYEGSPIKVTLATLKMSVQPTVSLGGFEITPPVVLRLKCGSGPVHISGQHLVAVEEDAESEDEEEDDVKLLSISGKRSAPGSGSKVPQKKVKLAADEDDDDDDDDEDDDEDDDDDFDDEETEEKAPVKKSIRDTPAKNAQKSNQNGKDSKPSTPRSKGQESFKKQEKTPKTPKGPSSVEDIKAKMQASIEKGGSLPKVEAKFINYVKNCFRMTDQEAIQDLWQWRKSL, encoded by the exons ATGGAAGATTCGATGGACATGGACATGAGCCCCCTGAGGCCCCAGAACTATCTTTTCG GTTGTGAATTAAAGGCTGACAAAGATTATCACTTTAAGGTGGATAATGATGAAAATGAGCACCAGTTATCTTTAAGAACG GTCAGTTTAGGGGCTGGTGCAAAGGATGAATTGCACATTGTTGAAGCAGAGGCAATGAATTATGAAGGCAGTCCAATTAAAGTAACACTGGCAACTTTGAAAATGTCCGTACAGCCAACG gTTTCCCTTGGAGGCTTTGAAATAACACCACCTGTAGTCTTACGGTTGAAGTGTGGTTCAGGGCCTGTGCACATTAGTGGACAGCATTTAGTag CTGTGGAGGAAGATGCAGAGTCAGAAGATGAAGAAGAGGATGATGTGAAACTCTTAAGTATATCTGGGAAGCGATCTGCCCCTGGAAGTGGTAGCAAGGTTCCACAG aaaaaagtgaaacttgctgctgatgaagatgatgacgacgatgatgatgatgaagatgatgatgaaga tgatgatgatgattttgatGATGAGGAAACGGAAGAAAAAGCTCCAGTGAAGAAA TCTATAAGAGATACTCCAGCAAAAAATGCACAGAAATCAAACCAGAATGGAAAAGACTCAAAACCATCAACACCAAGATCAAAA GGTCAAGAATccttcaaaaaacaagaaaaaactccTAAAACACCGAAAGGACCTAGTTCTGTAGAAGACATTAAAGCAAAAATGCAAGCAAGTATAGAAAAA GGTGGTTCTCTTCCCAAAGTGGAAGCCAAGTTCATCAATTATGTGAAGAATTGCTTCCGGATGACTGACCAGGAG gctatTCAAGATCTCTGGCAGTGGCGGAAGTCTCtttaa